Within Topomyia yanbarensis strain Yona2022 chromosome 2, ASM3024719v1, whole genome shotgun sequence, the genomic segment gtcaatttctacctaaaaattaatcggtgcctatcacacaagcagtccatataacaatagcctatacctaatgtgcgatttagtgatgagtgacggtgcccagcaaaaagcaacccagatacggccgaactgtgttgctgttgatttttcgaaatgccctgtaagaccagccattcgggaagtggaacagttattaaaagtgcagatgaaactcaatctggctgaagtgaaaaccctacaaatgcatcatatcaaacattgcgtgctgatttcgttcaacaacattaaccaagctgagtcattcgcctcgcgaaacaacatgcagcacaccgccgaatgcggcaatgttaaatatagcattcccgtatacatcgagaacggcgctgtagaagttcgtgcccatgatttggctacgcgtacccctgacggcgcgattaaaaaatgcttgcaaaaatacggagaagtagactccgttacacatgagacttggaggaattttttcccgggcatccctaacggtgttcgtgtggtgagaatgcgtgtgaccaagccaattccctcatacataaccgtcacagcgttaggaagtgacgatgttctcattcatcaaacatcactagtcacgtacccaggacaaatttctacgtgccagttctgcacgaagaagctgcacctcggaaaaccttgcgtagaaactgttaaggaaaacttaacaaatccaactgaaatcagcccagaaccatcttacgctaaaccactaacagctgcaaaaccaacatcttcggatcaagcaccaacaaccagcaacaacaacaacgaaacgaatgccgaaaaatacgaacatacaatgacgaccgataagaataagacacaaactggaacatctgaccgcaagcagcaggaaagtagtacggatgaggacatggacatgaacgacaacgcaaaagaagacaaacggatcgaacctcaaatggcagtggacaacactggcaatatttcgccccctagaaaaaggatctcaacacgcagcagaaaccTGCGTCTaaacgagacaaaaaacttaacatagttgttttttttaaatttattgtaaaaaacgaacaatcggcctcgttgagctaccgcatttgggcctaaataaatttaataattataaaaaaaataagaaaatatttttctaatctacaaacccgaaggtttttgcaaatccttccaagaaaatcagtgaatgtggcaactctactgATATATCGGTAATATCGAGATGGAAGGTGATATACTTAGATTAAAACTGCAAGATGTATACAGTACGATAGGCGATGTAAAACTGTCTATTTAATTCTTTATCTCTGAACGCTGAACCAGCCAGCTGTTCAGACAGGGTTGTAGTACTGGGTGGTCACCACAGTTCTTCCCCCTTTAGTCCAAATTATTGTACATCGTTAATGGCGAAACTTCACTGCCATATATATAATTTAATTCACGGGAAAACTTAACTACCGTTACGATTCAGAAAACGACAAAACTTTACTGCCGCAAAACtaatcttttctttttttattgtagCAAACGAAATCAGGATCTTGTAGACGACGCTTCATCCTATTCGAACGACGCAAACAAATAGGTTCACGGCTTAAACTCGCTGATGGATTCGTACTATTCGATTGCGGCCACTGTAGCGCAGACGTGCCTTCCTGGGGGTCTACTACCCTGTTGCCAGGCGGTAAACTGTTTCTCTCCGAATCACCATCGTCCGAATCACAAACCATTGGTTGATCGTTAGGTGAACCTCTATAAATGAATGAATCTGCTGCGAAACCATAAAAATCGCTAGCTTCGTCGTCAATGTCCTCTTCTTGATCATCCTCCCCCCTTCTTTTTCGTGTTGGGCTGCTCGCAAAAATTAAAGCTCGGCTCTTCTTCCGAGTGCCAAATAATTTAAGCTGATTGCGGTGCGCCAGGTACACCCGACCTCCAACGGAAACCTGAAATGTATTTAGAGAAATACGtcttaaaaatttagtttcaagCCAACGTCTAATATCGgttgttctaattttttttgtaataaattAAATCCCCTGGGCGCAGAGAGTCAATCCAGTCCCTGGTTCGATGTTGTACTTTGGTATCATCGTTATGTACAGGCATATTCACAACTTTCCGCTTCGTCATATTATTCCTAAATTATTCCCATTTCTAGGGTGGATTAAATCCAACAACGTCTTAGCCTTAAAACTAAACAGCCTATTGAAAGGAAACGAACCATCTTCCAAACATGTATTAACTAAGTCTTCCGTACTCGATCCTGCCATTTCCGGATCCAACAAAAACTTCTTCAAACCTTCTTTCACCAATCTTACCATACGCTCAGCTTGTCCATTACTTGATGGGTTATACGGTGGACTTTTCATCACTTGTATGCTGTGCTTCTGAAAGAAATCAATTAATTCTTTAGAATTAAATGGAGGCCCACCGTCCGTAACAATTACGTCCGGTAACCCAAACCTCGCAAAAACGCTGATAAACTTTGACTTTACCCTCCTGGCTTCAGTACCAAATTTCATGTACTCTACTgcaagccattttgaaaaactgtcaacaaacaCCAGGAAGGTTTTCTTGTCGAAATGAAAAAATCCGTATGAATGCGACTAAACGGTTTTGTTGTAGGAATCCAGTTAGAGTGAGGAACTGGCTTAGAAACAGCATACATTTGGCAACACACACTGCATGATTTTACAAAATTCTCTATGTCACTATTCATGTCATACCAATAAACTGTTTTTCTTGCCATCTGCTTGATATAAGTTATTCCGGAATGGTTTTTCAGGATCTGCTTTTGTAAACTTGCAGGTATAACGACACGATCCTGATACAACAAACACCCTTCTATTACTTCCAAATCCTAGTGTTGTGCGCAGGCCTGGGAAAAATTATatcacgaaacgatcaatttgaaatcatgcaccaacatgctcttactgtgagttacgcgttcatgcgaaagcgagaagcaaaacacaaaactgaaaaaaaagtgACAACGCCCGGCTATGATTCATTCTCCATCGCATAcgtagtgttttgaatgaaagcagaaaggatcgcaaatgaatgcattctttcattcTCAAAGATTCATTTAAAAACATTCACCGgatcgttctaataaaaaaaacttgtcgttcttgttcatagacctatgaaattttcacttgCTGATCTCTTATTGTTGAGTAAGTAGTTTGCAATGTGCTGGTGAAAAAACTTCTTGAAACGATTCCGTGCATATCACAATATCAGTTTCAAGTGGATTGTAGTGCAATctacttctcaacattgattatagtatacatttgcactataaagttgatctaacccaaccagagaatacaatgtcacattcatttgtgaactaaaagctgattcacttgtgaatgtttacagtacaatcttccgattcaatccgcgaatgaagaacacgatcttcttcattcaacatagtacgtgTTATTCTTTTACCTAGCTCACATCTTCGGAAGTTCATCTCTACCTACGTTCAGTTGTGttgttttggagagttttagtcggatcgtgaatgaacgactgcctgctgtcaaagcaatgaacggattcgccaagaatcatgcgaatgaatgataattcccaTTCCTGGTTGTGCGTAAACATCTAACAACTTACGATCCATCTTCTGTGGCCAACCATGTTTCATGTAATAAACTATCTGTTGCAAAAACTTGTctttttttgcttcatttgcaATCAAAACATGATCCACCGGGAAGTCATCGGAAACATTTCTACTTTTGATGAATTCTCTTTGTAAAGAAGCTGGTACATTTTCAGACAGAGGAAATCGTGAGCAAAAACCTGCATTGCTGATTTTCGTTGACGGTCTGTAAACAATGTCAAAATCATAGATATTTATTTCAAGTACACATCGCTGCAGACGTGTCACAAACAACGTATTCTTGCCTTCTTTGCCAAAAATACCAATCAAAGGCTTGTGGTTAGTATACCCAGTAAACTTCTTGCCAAACAGAAATTTGTGAAACTTTTTAATGGTGCTCACAACTGCTAAAGCTTACAAATGCAAAATTGGGTAGGATTTTTGGGCATTCGTTAAACTGAAGGAGGTAAAACTTATAGGCCTCTGTTCTCCTTTGATTTGGTGTGCGATTACTCCTCCTAAGCCATAGCTGCTAGCATCCGTTATAACGACAACGGGCATACTAGGATCATAAAACTCTAAAAGCTTCGGGCTCAACAAAACTTGCTTACAGTCTTGAAAAACTTTGCTACATTCAGAGTTCCAGACAAACTTGACATCTTTTCTGAGTAGATGATACAAACGGTAAAGGCGGGCGGACAGATTGGGCAGAAATTTACCATAGTAGTTAACTAAACACAAAAATGCCTTCAGTTCATAAACGTTATTTGGAACCTTGGCTTTCCGAATTGTCTCGACCTTTTCCGGAGATGGTAACAAACCTCTGTCACTCAAAACATGACCCAGAAATGGCAAACTTGAAACAAACCACTTGCATTTTTGCAAATTAACTGTTGACTTTAGACAAACGCTCCAAAACCAAATTAAGGTTTCGTTCACAGTCGGCTTTGTCCTTGCCTGCTATTAAAACATCATCTAAATAACAGCAAACTCCATCGATACCTTTCAAAACTTGATCCATGATCCGTTGAAATATAGCTGCACTAGAAGAAGCACCTTGTGGCAAACGATTATAAGTAAACAAACCTTTGATTGTATTAATCACCATTATTTTTCTGGATCATCTTGACAGTAATAATTGTGTGTACGCACCGGCCAGATCtaaagaacaaaaaactttggcaCCAGCAAATGAGGCAAACAAATCTTGTGTTAGTGGGAGAGGGTAAGTATCGGGAATCAAAACTTTATTGATGGAAACTTTACAATCAATGACCATCCTAATACCACCGTCTTTTTTCACCACAACTATTACCGGAGATGCCCATTCACTTGCACCTGAAAGGAACGTCATAAGCACGTTTAAATATCGGCGTATGATCTTTTAGAACTAGATCAGCCTCAAACTCCTTTATTGGCGTTGATAAAGACTTATCAAAAACATTGGCAAACTTACTTTGTATCTCTGCAACGATCTGATCTGGTGAAACCGACAGTTGATTAATATTGTTTCCGAAAGCCTTCCTCCAACCTGG encodes:
- the LOC131680310 gene encoding uncharacterized protein LOC131680310, whose amino-acid sequence is MKFGTEARRVKSKFISVFARFGLPDVIVTDGGPPFNSKELIDFFQKHSIQVMKSPPYNPSSNGQAERMVSVGGRVYLAHRNQLKLFGTRKKSRALIFASSPTRKRRGEDDQEEDIDDEASDFYGFAADSFIYRGSPNDQPMVCDSDDGDSERNSLPPGNRVVDPQEGTSALQWPQSNSTNPSASLSREPICLRRSNRMKRRLQDPDFVCYNKKRKD